The following nucleotide sequence is from Ignavibacteriales bacterium.
TCTTCTGCCATCAAACATCAATCTCGTTGGCGCTGAAGTTGAACTTGTGGATATGGAAAATCGTGAGTCGATACTTAAAGTGATTGTTGATAAAGTTCGAGATGATTACGATTTTATTTTTATCGATTGTCCGCCTTCACTCGGGCTCTTAACGCTAAACGGACTTGTTGCCGCCGATTCTGTTATCATACCGGTGCAATGCGAGTATTACGCCCTTGAGGGACTGGGACAGCTTTTGAACACAATTAATATTGTACAGAGAGGATTGAATAAAAATCTGGAAATTGAAGGAGTGCTGATGACGATGTACGACAGCCGGCTTCGCCTCTCGAACCAGATTGTTGAAGAAGTGAAGAAACATTTCGGCGATAAAGTATTTGCCACAATCATTTCCAGGAATGTTCGGCTCAGTGAAGCGCCAAGTTACGGAAAGCCGATCCTCCTTTATGAAGCAATTTCATCAGGTGCGAAAAATTATATGGAACTCGCGAAGGAATTTCTCCGTCGCCAACAATCCGCTGAAGCAAAGGCAGCACTGAATCTATAACCTATGTCTAAACAGAAAGGTGGACTTGGCAGAGGATTATCGGCTTTAATAAGACCTACAGCGCAGGAGACGACTCCGACTTCGTCGGCCAAATTCGTTGAAACTGCCGCTCCGAATAAACCGTTATCCCATATCGAAGTTGCCAAAATACGACCAAATCCGTTTCAACCACGCGCCGACTTTGATCCTCAAGCACTCGATGAGTTGAAAGAATCGATCAAGCAAAAAGGTATCATTCAAGCGGTAACGGTTCGGTTGGCGAAAGACGGGATGTATGAATTGATTTCAGGTGAGCGTAGAATCCGTGCCGCCACCGACATCGGAATGAAAACCGTTCCTGCTTATATCATCGAAGTTAAACTCGATGAGGAAATGCTTGAACTCGCTCTCATCGAAAATTTACAGCGCGAGCATCTGAATTCAATCGAAATCGCGATCTCATACCAGCGCTTGATGAATGATATAGGATTGACTGCTGAAGATATCGCTAAAAAAGTCAGTAAGGATCGCACCACTGTCGTGAATTTTCTTCGTTTGCTGAAGCTTCCGAAAATAATTCAGGACGCATTAAGAAAAGATAAATTAACAATGGGGCACGCGCGCGCGCTTATCTCCTTGCCTGACGAACAGACACAGCTTCGTATCTTCGATAAGATTTTAAAGAAAGACCTGAACGTGCGGCAAGTTGAAAAGTTAGTTCGCGAAGCAGGTAAGAAAAACGGAAAGAAATCATCGCGTAACCTGAGGAGTCCCGGAACGGTAGAGGATAATTTAGCGGAAC
It contains:
- a CDS encoding ParA family protein, which produces MNKIITITNQKGGVGKTTTAINLAAGVAVAEFTTLLIDIDPQANSTSGLGVDVRSEGNNVYDVLINGVDPHDVIVKTEMPFLSLLPSNINLVGAEVELVDMENRESILKVIVDKVRDDYDFIFIDCPPSLGLLTLNGLVAADSVIIPVQCEYYALEGLGQLLNTINIVQRGLNKNLEIEGVLMTMYDSRLRLSNQIVEEVKKHFGDKVFATIISRNVRLSEAPSYGKPILLYEAISSGAKNYMELAKEFLRRQQSAEAKAALNL
- a CDS encoding ParB/RepB/Spo0J family partition protein, producing the protein MSKQKGGLGRGLSALIRPTAQETTPTSSAKFVETAAPNKPLSHIEVAKIRPNPFQPRADFDPQALDELKESIKQKGIIQAVTVRLAKDGMYELISGERRIRAATDIGMKTVPAYIIEVKLDEEMLELALIENLQREHLNSIEIAISYQRLMNDIGLTAEDIAKKVSKDRTTVVNFLRLLKLPKIIQDALRKDKLTMGHARALISLPDEQTQLRIFDKILKKDLNVRQVEKLVREAGKKNGKKSSRNLRSPGTVEDNLAERLQQILGTKVRVNSQEAGRGEIIIEFYNSDDLGRLFDLLSSIES